The following is a genomic window from Clostridium sp..
AGGAAGTTAATAATATGTCCAACAAAAACCATTATGGAATTGCAGAATTCCTATATGTAATACTCAACGTATTTTTTATAGGTGGAACACTGGGGATGATATTTATTCCGGGTCTCTTCGCAAAATTTGCATCTGATAAAAGTATCATCAGATATATAATTTTTGCAGAGGCTGAATGTTTATTAAGTCTGCTCATTATATATGAACTCAAGAATATAATGGGAAAAATTACAGAAACTAAAATTTTTAATTTAGATAATGTAAAAAGTTTTTCAAGAATCGGAGCATATACCTTTATACTCGGGGCGATATATATGATCGGCGATATAGTCAATAAAAATTTCCATATAATATATGCATTCAATAAGGACGGTTCGCTTAAATTGGATATTTTTGTATTTATAATAGTTGGATGTACTTTTCTCACTATTTCTGAAGTGCTGAGAAAAGCAATAAATATAAAAGATGAGAATGATCTTACTATCTAATCATGGCAAAAAATAAATCAATCACCAATAATCCTGCAGTAGATTATTGGTGCTCCTTTATCCATAATACTATTTATATATAGGAAACTTGTCGCAAAGTTCCTTTACTTCGGCCCTCAAGCCTGACAGGTCTTTATCTCTATTTTCAACTACATAATTGATGAAATAGGCAATCTTTTTCATCTCTTCTTCCTTAAATCCCCTTGTAGTTGCTGCTGGCGTTCCTATTCTTATTCCACTTGTAACATTCGGTCCAAGTTTGTCAAAAGGTATGGCATTTTTATTTACTGTGATTCCTGCATTTTCAAGAAGTTTTTCAGCTTCTTTTCCTGTAATATTTTTATTTGTCAGATCAATCAGTATCAAATGATTGTCAGTTCCACCGCTTACAAGTCTGAAGCCGTAGTTTTTAAGTTCTTCTGCCAGAACCCTTGCATTTTTCACTACCTGTTTTATGTATTTTCTGTAGTCATCCGTAAGTGCTTCTCCAAAACATACTGCTTTAGCAGCAATTATATGCATCAGAGGTCCTCCCTGCACTCCAGGAAATATGGTTTTGTCAAGAGCTTTGGCATATTTCTCCTTGCAGATTATTGCTCCTCCCCTCGGTCCCCTGAGTGTCTTATGGGTAGTAGTAGTTACAAAATCCGCATAAGGTACTGGTGACACATGTTCACCTACTGCAACCAATCCTGCAATATGAGCTATATCGACCATCATATAAGCTCCTACTTCATCACAAATTTCTCTTATCTTCTTGAAGTCAATTTCTCTTGGATAGGCACTGGCTCCTGATACTATCATCTTAGGTCTGTATTCAAGGGCAATTCTTCTCATCTCATCATAGTCAATCGTTTCAGTCTCCTTGCTTACGCCATATGACACAAAATTATATAACTTTCCTGAGAAACTCACTTTACTGCCATGACTCAGATGACCTCCGTGGCTTAGATTCATCCCCATAACAGTATCTCCAAGCTTCAGCACCGACATATATACTGCCATGTTAGCCTGTGATCCGGAGTGAGGCTGCACATTTACGTGTTCAGCTCCAAAAAGCTTTTTCATTCTGTCCCTTGCCAGATCCTCTACCTTGTCCACAACATAACATCCACCATAATATCTCTTCCCAGGATATCCCTCTGCATATTTATTAGTAAGAAATGAACCCATGGCTTCCATTACCGACTGGCTTGTAAAATTTTCAGAAGCTATCAGCTCTATTCCATCTTCCTGTCTGTTCCTCTCCTCGTCTATCATTTTGTATATGTCTTTATCAGTTCTCTCAAGATTACTAAAATCCATATGTTATTCCTCCTTGTCAATATCCGTTATTGCTATTTATTATACAGCTTATAATTATTATACGCAATTCATATATAGAATAAAAAATTTATATTTATTTATAGCAAATGTATTTAACATATACTATAATGAGTTTGAATTTATAATTCTATATGATCAAGGAGATTTGCCATGGATATCAATCATATAATAAATACAGCAGCCTTTGCAGGGAAAATACTTCTGGAAAGCGGTGCTGAAATATACAGGGTTGAGGAAACTATAACCAGGATATGCAACTCCTGCGGGGTTGCAAAAGTGGATACTTTTGCAACCATAAATGTTATAATAATAACTGCTGAAGATGACTATGGCCAACCTGTATCCATCATAAAAAGGGTAAAGAGAGGAAATCAAAACCTGGAGAAGGTATCTCAGGTAAATAATATATCACGTCACATAAAGGATAAGGGCTATACAATCAAGGATATCGAAAACAAGCTCAGAGAAATAAACATACTTAAATCCTACGGCTTAGGAATAAATACTCTTTCTTCCGGAGGAGCTTCTGCATTTTTCTGTCTGGTATTTGGAGGAGATATGAAGGACTTTGCAATATCCTTTATAATAGGCTGTTCAATAAAATTGATATCCACCTCACTAAATTATTTTCAATCCAATGAATTTTTTATAAATGCAATCTGCGGTGCTGCCGTAGCATTCATAGCCCTTGCAGCTAACGGACTCCACCTTGCAATACATACGGATATTATAATAATCGGTTCTATAATGGTGCTTGTACCAGGAATTTCTATAACAAATGCAATAAGGGATACCATAGCAGGAGATCTGATGTCCGGAATTCTGGGTGCCATGGAATCGCTTCTGGTAGCTGTAGCCATTGCAGTCGGCACTGGAATTGTCATTAGATTGTGGATTATTACCGGAGGGATAAAGCTATGATTATAAATTCCATATACGCTTTAATTGCCACATTATGCTTTGCAGTGCTGTCAAATACACGAGGCAAGAATTTAATTTTTTCTTCTATAGGCGGCGGCCTAAGCTGGTTTATGTATTTATTTATGAACTCATATCTTAATATGTCCTATATACTTTCATATTTCTTTGCCTCATTAATCGGAGCCATATATTCTGAAATAATGGCCCGAATACTCAAAACGCCGGTTACCACCTTTGTAATAGGCGCCATAATACCCCTTGTTCCCGGGGGCGGTATGTACAATACAATGTTTGAAACAGTACAGGGAAACATAGACAAATCCCTTGAAACAGGAATAAAAACTCTCGCTATAGCAGGAACAATAGCCGTAGGTGTATTTTCTGTATCCTCTATATCAAAAGCTTATGTGCTGTTCAGAAGAAAAATAAATATTGAAAAACTCAAACTGCTAAAAAATAAATCCCATATACATGACTCCAAATAGTGAATCGGACTTTAATTAAAATATTAAAGTCCGACTAATAGCATTAAAACAATCTGTAACTCATTTTAGAAACATGGTAAGAGATGAAACAAGATCCTCTATTTTTTTTTCTTCAGATTCATTGCCATACTCGGATAAAAGACAGGTCTTGGCATAATTTTGTATCATCAGTCCTCCAACTTTATTTATAGCCGCCCTCACTGCAGCAACCTGTATGAGTATATCTTTACAGCAGCTTTCACATTCAATCATCTTTTCAATTCCCTTTATCTGTCCTTCTATTCTTCTGAGTCTAACTTGAATATCCTTTTTTGTAATTAACTTTTCTTCCAAAATATACACTTCCTATTTTGTTAATTTAATATAAATTTATCTATAATTTCTCCTACTGCTCCATTGTTATTATCCTTCAAAGTTACATAATCGGCACAGTTTTTCACGGTTTTTACGGCATTGTCCACTGCAGCACCTACTCCGGAAATTTTAATCATACTTATATCATTTTCATCATTGCCAACAGATATGCACTCTTCCAGCGGTATATTGTAATATCCTGACAAAATATTCAAACCATATCCTTTCGATATTCCCTCGTTTGTTATTTCAATGTTGTCTACATTTGATCTTGTGACTTCAATTCCCGATACTTTTTCCAATTTCTCTCGAAGTTCCATAAGATAATCATTGTCGTCGTCAACAACAACCAGTTTATTAACATATCTGCCTGATTGTTGTATAAATTTCTTTGTGTCAACTATAATTCTTATCTCTGATCTGAATTTTCTGTCCAACCTTCTATTGAATTTATAGAACTCATTCATATAACTATTGAATTGTTCAGTATAAATAGTGTCTTCATCATAAAAATGATAGTATGTATCTTTCTTTTCTCTAAGTATATCTACAACCTCAAGCATGCTTTTATTACTTATATGGCTCGAATACATAATCTGCCCTCTCTCATCCAAAATCACAGCACCATTGCAGCATATTATAGGTTCATTTTTTGCTATAGCTTCAGCATAGTTTCTAATACCACCCGGCATTCTTCCAGAACAAAGCACAAACTTTACACCGAGTTCTACAGCTTTTCTTATTCTAACAATATTGTAATCCGTTATAATTTTTCTATCATTCAAAAGAGTTCCATCCATATCTACAGCTATAAGTTTATATTTCACGAAAAACCTCCCATAAAAAATTTTAAAATTTAGAGCAAGTAATAAACTCCACTATAAAAACATATGTTTAATCTATAGTAATTTATATATAAGGTGTAATGATGAAAAAATTATTATGTTATTTTTCCACAATACTCTCAATAATTATTTTGTTTACTGGTTGTAA
Proteins encoded in this region:
- a CDS encoding threonine/serine exporter family protein, with protein sequence MDINHIINTAAFAGKILLESGAEIYRVEETITRICNSCGVAKVDTFATINVIIITAEDDYGQPVSIIKRVKRGNQNLEKVSQVNNISRHIKDKGYTIKDIENKLREINILKSYGLGINTLSSGGASAFFCLVFGGDMKDFAISFIIGCSIKLISTSLNYFQSNEFFINAICGAAVAFIALAANGLHLAIHTDIIIIGSIMVLVPGISITNAIRDTIAGDLMSGILGAMESLLVAVAIAVGTGIVIRLWIITGGIKL
- the glyA gene encoding serine hydroxymethyltransferase, translating into MDFSNLERTDKDIYKMIDEERNRQEDGIELIASENFTSQSVMEAMGSFLTNKYAEGYPGKRYYGGCYVVDKVEDLARDRMKKLFGAEHVNVQPHSGSQANMAVYMSVLKLGDTVMGMNLSHGGHLSHGSKVSFSGKLYNFVSYGVSKETETIDYDEMRRIALEYRPKMIVSGASAYPREIDFKKIREICDEVGAYMMVDIAHIAGLVAVGEHVSPVPYADFVTTTTHKTLRGPRGGAIICKEKYAKALDKTIFPGVQGGPLMHIIAAKAVCFGEALTDDYRKYIKQVVKNARVLAEELKNYGFRLVSGGTDNHLILIDLTNKNITGKEAEKLLENAGITVNKNAIPFDKLGPNVTSGIRIGTPAATTRGFKEEEMKKIAYFINYVVENRDKDLSGLRAEVKELCDKFPIYK
- a CDS encoding metal-sensitive transcriptional regulator, yielding MEEKLITKKDIQVRLRRIEGQIKGIEKMIECESCCKDILIQVAAVRAAINKVGGLMIQNYAKTCLLSEYGNESEEKKIEDLVSSLTMFLK
- a CDS encoding threonine/serine exporter family protein, whose protein sequence is MIINSIYALIATLCFAVLSNTRGKNLIFSSIGGGLSWFMYLFMNSYLNMSYILSYFFASLIGAIYSEIMARILKTPVTTFVIGAIIPLVPGGGMYNTMFETVQGNIDKSLETGIKTLAIAGTIAVGVFSVSSISKAYVLFRRKINIEKLKLLKNKSHIHDSK
- a CDS encoding DUF2975 domain-containing protein gives rise to the protein MSNKNHYGIAEFLYVILNVFFIGGTLGMIFIPGLFAKFASDKSIIRYIIFAEAECLLSLLIIYELKNIMGKITETKIFNLDNVKSFSRIGAYTFILGAIYMIGDIVNKNFHIIYAFNKDGSLKLDIFVFIIVGCTFLTISEVLRKAINIKDENDLTI
- a CDS encoding Cof-type HAD-IIB family hydrolase, which translates into the protein MKYKLIAVDMDGTLLNDRKIITDYNIVRIRKAVELGVKFVLCSGRMPGGIRNYAEAIAKNEPIICCNGAVILDERGQIMYSSHISNKSMLEVVDILREKKDTYYHFYDEDTIYTEQFNSYMNEFYKFNRRLDRKFRSEIRIIVDTKKFIQQSGRYVNKLVVVDDDNDYLMELREKLEKVSGIEVTRSNVDNIEITNEGISKGYGLNILSGYYNIPLEECISVGNDENDISMIKISGVGAAVDNAVKTVKNCADYVTLKDNNNGAVGEIIDKFILN